A window from Triticum aestivum cultivar Chinese Spring chromosome 6D, IWGSC CS RefSeq v2.1, whole genome shotgun sequence encodes these proteins:
- the LOC123140953 gene encoding wall-associated receptor kinase 1-like: protein MQYRTMSTPSLHFHPHKLLLPLLRPPPVILLVILAAAADGQRPGCPDKCGDIDIAFPFGIGPDCFRGGFEVLCNHSYNPPRAFLAESTIKSKVYHYGTVLSEGPQNSSWPLELQSISVATGEARVYAPILYHCSTNRTNDPNQTGGFMSTEHVLTLYDTPFTVSLTRNVLIGIGLDVQAFLSYAPGGYTSHGSLDCDAKDSLDSRARLGARNGTCNGRGCCQATLVADDGGKHFNLEVRAHHSSSTLKTNPCGYGMLVEQSGYNFSTMDMLGNKTLLKSFPRGVALSLDFAIQSNRGCPPPPDSACVSGNSSCAIGPFTYTPGYFCKCWDHYNGNPYVPNGCQDIDECLENPCSNGGICKNKPGGYDCPCKVGMKDDGKGGTCTDIFPLAAKVTVGVIGGILLMAVLSFIGILHKEKKKTKEFYEKNGGPILEQANTIKLFKKGELKPLLKNSNLIGKGCFGEVYKGLLDDKEVAIKKPINGSVLESEQFANEVIIQSRVIHKNIVRLIGCCLEVDAPMLVYEFISQGSLDDILHRNNNKVALNLDTRLNIAALSADGLAYMHSQANTRILHGDVKPANILLDDKFAPKISDFGISRLLARDKEHTASVIGDKNYMDPVYLQEGLLTEKSDVYSFGVVILELISSRRAIHSENDSLVKSFLDAHKKQEKSTELFDKEIATAEGLELLDNLAGMAMECLSLDVDKRPTMMEVAQRLHILSRSSKVQDVCHEVIFDKSNAKNMSSGGLLG, encoded by the exons atgcaataccg CACCATGAGCACGCCCAGCTTGCATTTCCATCCCCATAAGctgttgctgccgctgctgaggccgccGCCAGTGATCCTACTAGTCATCCTTGCCGCCGCGGCTGATGGGCAGCGTCCGGGTTGCCCCGACAAGTGCGGCGACATCGACATCGCCTTCCCGTTTGGCATCGGCCCCGACTGCTTCCGCGGTGGCTTCGAGGTCTTGTGCAACCACTCCTACAATCCCCCTCGCGCCTTCCTTGCTGAGAGCACAATAAAGAGCAAGGTGTACCACTACGGCACGGTCCTGAGCGAGGGTCCTCAGAATTCGTCATGGCCGCTGGAGCTGCAGAGCATATCAGTCGCCACGGGCGAGGCACGAGTGTACGCCCCGATCTTGTACCACTGCAGCACAAATCGCACAAATGACCCAAATCAAACCGGGGGCTTCATGTCCACGGAACATGTTCTGACGCTCTACGACACGCCGTTCACCGTGTCGTTGACGCGTAATGTTCTCATCGGCATCGGCTTGGATGTCCAAGCTTTTCTGAGTTACGCGCCGGGGGGCTACACCTCCCATGGTAGCTTGGATTGCGACGCAAAAGATTCCCTGGACAGCAGGGCCAGGCTTGGTGCGAGGAACGGGACGTGCAATGGGCGGGGCTGCTGCCAGGCCACCCTTGTGGCCGACGACGGCGGCAAGCATTTCAACTTGGAGGTCcgcgcccaccactccagcagcaCACTGAAAACCAACCCATGCGGCTACGGTATGCTCGTGGAGCAGTCAGGGTACAACTTCTCTACCATGGACATGCTGGGCAACAAGACGCTGCTCAAAAGTTTCCCTCGGGGCGTCGCCCTCTCGCTCGATTTCGCCATCCAGAGTAACCGGGGGTGTCCGCCGCCTCCGGACTCCGCCTGCGTCAGTGGCAACAGCTCTTGTGCCATCGGACCATTTACATATACTCCTGGGTATTTCTGCAAGTGCTGGGACCATTACAATGGCAACCCATACGTCCCTAACGGATGCCAAG ACATTGATGAGTGCCTCGAAAATCCCTGCTCAAATGGCGGGATATGCAAAAACAAGCCTGGAGGCTATGACTGTCCATGCAAAGTCGGAATGAAAGATGACGGCAAAGGGGGAACCTGCACAGATATATTTCCTCTAGCCGCAAAGGTTACCGTGG GTGTAATAGGTGGTATTCTTCTCATGGCGGTTCTATCATTTATTGGTATTCTTCACAAAGAGAAAAAGAAGACGAAAGAATTTTACGAAAAAAATGGCGGCCCTATATTAGAGCAGGCAAATACcattaaacttttcaaaaaggggGAGCTCAAGCCACTTTTAAAGAATAGCAACTTAATTGGAAAAGGCTGCTTCGGTGAAGTGTACAAGGGGCTTCTTGACGATAAAGAAGTTGCAATAAAGAAGCCAATCAATGGTAGTGTGCTAGAGAGTGAACAATTTGCAAATGAAGTCATCATCCAATCTCGAGTCATCCACAAGAACATTGTTAGGCTCATTGGTTGTTGCCTTGAAGTTGATGCCCCCATGCTGGTCTATGAGTTTATCTCGCAAGGTAGCCTTGATGATATTCTTCACCGCAACAATAACAAGGTGGCCCTCAACTTGGATACACGTTTAAATATTGCCGCACTGTCGGCGGATGGTCTAGCTTATATGCACTCACAAGCAAACACTAGAATTCTACACGGTGATGTCAAACCAGCAAATATACTCTTGGATGATAAATTTGCGCCCAAAATTTCAGACTTCGGCATATCTAGATTGCTTGCGAGAGACAAGGAACACACTGCATCAGTCATCGGCGACAAGAATTATATGGATCCGGTATATCTACAAGAAGGCCTACTCACTGAAAAAAGTGACGTCTACAGTTTTGGAGTTGTGATCCTGGAGCTTATTAGCAGCAGGAGGGCCATACATTCTGAGAATGATAGCTTGGTAAAGAGCTTTCTTGATGCCCATAAGAAACAGGAGAAATCAACTGAGCTTTTTGACAAGGAAATTGCAACGGCAGAAGGTTTAGAGCTTCTTGATAATCTAGCAGGTATGGCAATGGAATGCCTGAGCCTTGATGTAGATAAAAGACCAACGATGATGGAGGTAGCTCAGCGACTACACATACTGAGTCGATCCAGTAAGGTGCAAGATGTTTGTCACGAAGTAATTTTTGACAAAAGTAATGCCAAAAACATGAGCAGTGGAGGTCTCCTTGGTTAG